Genomic DNA from Hymenobacter jejuensis:
ACCAATTTATATATTTTTTTATATAAACTAAAAATTTTTACAAGCTTATGGTGAGCCGTGCATTTTCCATTAAATTGTTTCTATAAGTACTTGTTTAGTAACTATTTCTGCCGATTATTCAAACAGCAGGTTGAGTTGCAGAGGCCGCGAATATAGCAAACGCCCTACTTCGTAAGTTTCTACTTTCGCAGCCTTACCGTCGGCGGCATATACCATCCAGTTGCCAAACCAGTAGAAACGCAGACCATCAGACTCGTTGACGTAACGCGCCCGCCCACGACGCGCAATTTGTCCATTGGGATGGTAGTAGGTGATCGTGACAAAGCCAGGCCTTAGTTTGTGGAAACGCTCCACTTGCTCCAGCCCCGCGCCGGGTGTGAAGTAGCGCCAGCGGCCTACCATGCGGCCGTGCTTAAAGCGCCCTTTCGAGGTTAATAGCTGGTTGTTAGTATCGTAATAGCTGTACCACGGCCCATGGCGCTCGCCTGCTCGGTCGTGCCGGTTGCGCGACCAGGAACCGATTTTGCCATGCGTCGCGGAACAGGCTGTAAGCATCCCTAGCATCACGGTCAACAAGATTGTTTTTGGACCCATTATCACTCTTATAAAAGCCAAAAAGCCGCCCCCAATTCATTTGGGAGCGGCTTTTAAGATGTAACTAAGTTTTTAGTTATACTACTGCTTTCTCTACCTCCTGCAGGACTTCTTCAACAATTTCGCGTGAGTTGCTCAAGCGCGGCACTTTGTGCTGGCCTCCCAATTTGCCTTTGCCAGCCAGCCAGCGCTCAAATGTTCCGGGGGCCGCGACCGTGACTACGGGCGGAGCCAAGGCAATGTCGCGGTGGCGCTTGGCATCGTAATCGGAGTTGAGTCGGCGCAGCGTTTGATCCAACACTTCGGCGAAGCGTGTTTGGTCAGTGGGGGCTTTGGTGAACTCGATAATCCATTGATGGCCCCCGCGTGAGGCATCGGAATTGTCGAAATAGATGGGGGCTGCGGTGAAGTCGCGGACGGTCGTGCTGGTGGCGCTACAAGCGGCTGCAATAGCAGCATCGGCGTTTTCGATGACCACTTCTTCGCCGAAAGCATTCAAAAAATGCTTGGTGCGGCCGCTGATACGAATGCGGTACGGTGCCAAACTGGTAAACCGCACTGTATCGCCGATTTTATAGCGCCACAACCCGGCATTAGTACTCAGCACCAGCGCGTAGTTTTTGCCCAGCTCGACTTCTTCCAGCTGCAACGTCTGCGGCTGTTCGGCGTCGAACTGGTCGGCCGGGATGAACTCGTAGTAGATGCCGTGGTTGAGCAGCAGCAGCAAGTCTTCGCTATTGGGCTGGTCCTGCACGGCCAAGTAGCCTTCGGAAGCATTGTAAATCTCGAGGTACTGCATGTGCTCGCTCGGAACGAGCTGCCGGAACAGGTCGCGGTATGGCCCGAAAGCTACGGCGCCGTGCAGAAACAGGCGCAGGTTCGGCCATACCTCTGTAATATTCTCAGCACCAACCAGTTCTGTAACGCGCCGCAGCAGCACGATCATCCAGGTGGGTACGCCGGCCAGCACGGCAACATCTATGTGCTGCACATGGCGGGCGATCCGTTCGATTTTCTCTTCCCACTCGTCGAGCAAAGCCAACTCCAGCGGCGGCGTGCGCAGGTATTCGGCCCAGGCGGGCAGATTTTGCATAATCAGGGCCGACACGTCGCCGACCCGCGACTCGGCGTCGTCGAGGCGGAACGGGTTAGGCGCGTGCGTACCGCCCAGCGAAAGCGTTTTGCCGGACAGGATGCGCGCTTCCGGATACAACGACGTGGCCAGAGCCGTCATGTCGCGGCCGGCGCGGTAGTGGCAGTCATGCAATGATTCGCGCGTAACCGGAATGAATTTGCTGCGCGCATTGGTGGTGCCGCTGGACTTGGCAAACCACGTCACGCGGCCGGGCCACAGTACGTCTTGCTCACCGCGCAGCACCCGCTCAAATTCTGGGTACAGCTCTTCGTAGCTGCTCACCGGCACCCGCTGCGCAAATTCCCGCGCGCTGAACCCGTCGCCAAACCCGTAGCGCACGCCCCAATCTGTGCCGCGCGCCGTGCTTAGCAGCCCCTGCAACACTTGCTGCTGCACCTCGTGGGGGTGATTGCGGAAGTGCTCGATGCTGGTTAAGCGCCGCTGAACGGCCCAGGTTAGTATTTCATTTATCATGTACCGAGTACCAAGTAACCCCTCTGCTGTGGCTAAATACGGGAAAACGACGGTCGCGTATGGTTTTTGCGCTTTATTTTGCCGGCCCCGTGCTTACATATAAGTGCTTGACAATCAATTGATTATATTTTACGCTTATATTCAAAGTGTTTCCCTAAGTACACGCGGCGCACCGTTTCGTCGGCGGCTAGCTCCTCGGCGGTGCCGGCCTTCAGCAGTTTACCTTCAAAAAGCAAGTAAGCACGATCCACGATCGAGAGCGTTTCGTTCACGTTGTGGTCGGTGATAAGGATGCCGATGTTCTTGTGCTTGAGCTTGGCTACAATGCCCTGAATTTCTTCTACCGCAATGGGGTCGACGCCGGCAAAGGGCTCATCAAGCAGCACAAATTTCGGATCGACGGCCAGGGCACGGGCGATTTCGGTGCGTCGCCGCTCGCCGCCGCTGAGCACGCGGCCCAAGTTTTTTCGCACGTGGGTGAGGCTGAACTCGTGTAGCAGTTCCTCAACCTTATCGCGCTGGGCCTGCCTAGGCAAGTTGGTCATTTCCAGCACCGACAGAATGTTTTCCTCTACCGTCAGGTCGCGAAATACGGATGCTTCCTGCGCCAGATAGCCCACGCCGCGCTGCGCTCGCTGAAACATAGGCAAGCCGGTAATGTCTTCTTGGTCGAGAAAAATATGGCCTTCGTTAGGCTTTACCATGCCCACGATCATGTAAAAGCAGGTGGTTTTGCCCGCGCCGTTGGGCCCCAGCAACCCCACGATTTCCCCTTGCTCCACGGTCACCGACATGTCGTTGACGACGGTACGGGCCTTGTATTTTTTGATTAAATGCTCAGCTTTCAGAATCATCGCGGGCAAAGGTAATGGGTTATAAGAAGTGCGTCATCCCGGCGCGGAAGCGGTCTCTACGGGCGCTACTTACGCACCGCAGAGTCTGTTCCGGCGCCGGGATGACGCAACTTGATTTTTGAGTTGTTAGGCAAGCGGCTTCAGCACCTGATCGTGCAGGGCTTGCTGAGCAGGCGTAGGTGTGGGCGCGGTTTCCACCACGTTTTTCAGCTCTACCTCAAACTCCTGGGGCGTGGCCTGCCGCTCTTGGGGCACGGCTTTGGCACCGGATTGAAACCGGAGCTTCACCGCGGCCCGCGTCGTGGGCTCGACCAGCGGCCGGAGCAGCTTTTCGGCGTTGGCCATGCTCAGGCTGGTGCCGTTCACGGCTAATACGGCATCGCCTTCTTTCAGGCCGAAAGCATTTTGCTCGGGAGTCGTTTCCAGCACTTTAAACTGTTGCTTTTCAGCGTCGTACCCAAAGCCCAAACGCCCAAACGCCAGTATTTTGTCAGGCGCAACGGCGGCGTAATTCCATCCAATTTTGCTTAAATACTCGGCGTATGGAAGTGGTTGATTACCAATTACATACTGATCGAAGAATTGTTGAATCGCCGGGTTGGTCAAGGCTACAATCTCCGGGATGAGCTCGCTGTCTTCAAAGGAACGGTTGGGACCGTACTTCTCGCGCAGGGCCAAGAGCACGTCGCGCAGGCTCTGACGGCCCTGGCTAAGTTCCTGAATGCGAATGTCGAGCAGCAGGCCGATGAGCGCACCTTTTTCGTACACGTTCTGGTACATGTCTTTGTAGGGGGGCACCAGAATGTTGCGGCTCATCTCGGTGAAAGACACGGTCTTGTACTTCTCCGAATTGTCGATTTTGTCCTTCATCCGCTTCCGGAATTCTTCGGGCGTAATCAGGCCGCCGCGCACTTGCACCAGCTGGGCGATGTACTCCGTGACGCCTTCGTAGAGCCATAAATGCTGCGACATTTTGGGGTTGCGGAAGTCAAACTCCCCTATTTCGCGGCTGTGGATGTTGAGCGGCGCCAGCATGTGCAGAAACTCGTGCGAGGCCACTTCCTGCACCATGCTTTGCAAGCGGTCGGCATCGGGCATTTCGGGCAGGAAATACACCGACGAATACGAGTGTTCCATGGCACCGTAACCGCCGTTTTTGCTTGCCAACGGCGAACCGATGCCCGGGAAATACATGATGAAATGATATTCGGGCACGGGCATTTTGCCGAAAAACTTGGTCAGCGCTTCCGCCATCGGCCGCATTACCTCTTTGATCTGCGCGGCCTTCACCAGTCCGTTTTCCGACATCACCGATACCGAAATACGGGCGCCGCCCGTCGCGAAGCTTGCCGTGTCGGGGCGGCTGTAGAGGATGGGCGCATCGGCTAGCGTTACGTAGCTCGACGCGGTGAATACATCCTGCGTAGGCGACTTACGTTCGGTCGCCAGCGAGGTAGCGCCGTAGAGTTCCGCGGGTTTGGCCACGGTCACTTGGTAGGGCTGCATTTTGTAGCCTTCGAGGTAACCGTAGAAGCCGTAGTGATTGAGCATGAAGCTCTTACCCGAGTCGATGTTGGTGCCGCCAGGTTGGAAAATAAACTCATCGTCTTGCTTGGCATCCCAGGTATCGTCGACGAGGTATTCGATGCGGGCCAGTTTATCGGCTTTGTCAATCACGAACAGGTCCGGGCCGTCTTGCTTGACTTTCAGGGATTTGCCCTTTTTATCCAGTGCTTTAAAATTGGTCACGAAGCGGCCGTAATCTTTCTTGGAGTACGAT
This window encodes:
- a CDS encoding M61 family metallopeptidase; amino-acid sequence: MMKTLYLALGLGLAAAGSAHAQSPAAGYQITLDLQHVTNDQVRVTIDTPPIKEAQAIYVMPSVVPGSYSKKDYGRFVTNFKALDKKGKSLKVKQDGPDLFVIDKADKLARIEYLVDDTWDAKQDDEFIFQPGGTNIDSGKSFMLNHYGFYGYLEGYKMQPYQVTVAKPAELYGATSLATERKSPTQDVFTASSYVTLADAPILYSRPDTASFATGGARISVSVMSENGLVKAAQIKEVMRPMAEALTKFFGKMPVPEYHFIMYFPGIGSPLASKNGGYGAMEHSYSSVYFLPEMPDADRLQSMVQEVASHEFLHMLAPLNIHSREIGEFDFRNPKMSQHLWLYEGVTEYIAQLVQVRGGLITPEEFRKRMKDKIDNSEKYKTVSFTEMSRNILVPPYKDMYQNVYEKGALIGLLLDIRIQELSQGRQSLRDVLLALREKYGPNRSFEDSELIPEIVALTNPAIQQFFDQYVIGNQPLPYAEYLSKIGWNYAAVAPDKILAFGRLGFGYDAEKQQFKVLETTPEQNAFGLKEGDAVLAVNGTSLSMANAEKLLRPLVEPTTRAAVKLRFQSGAKAVPQERQATPQEFEVELKNVVETAPTPTPAQQALHDQVLKPLA
- a CDS encoding toxin-antitoxin system YwqK family antitoxin — protein: MGPKTILLTVMLGMLTACSATHGKIGSWSRNRHDRAGERHGPWYSYYDTNNQLLTSKGRFKHGRMVGRWRYFTPGAGLEQVERFHKLRPGFVTITYYHPNGQIARRGRARYVNESDGLRFYWFGNWMVYAADGKAAKVETYEVGRLLYSRPLQLNLLFE
- a CDS encoding GH3 auxin-responsive promoter family protein, which codes for MINEILTWAVQRRLTSIEHFRNHPHEVQQQVLQGLLSTARGTDWGVRYGFGDGFSAREFAQRVPVSSYEELYPEFERVLRGEQDVLWPGRVTWFAKSSGTTNARSKFIPVTRESLHDCHYRAGRDMTALATSLYPEARILSGKTLSLGGTHAPNPFRLDDAESRVGDVSALIMQNLPAWAEYLRTPPLELALLDEWEEKIERIARHVQHIDVAVLAGVPTWMIVLLRRVTELVGAENITEVWPNLRLFLHGAVAFGPYRDLFRQLVPSEHMQYLEIYNASEGYLAVQDQPNSEDLLLLLNHGIYYEFIPADQFDAEQPQTLQLEEVELGKNYALVLSTNAGLWRYKIGDTVRFTSLAPYRIRISGRTKHFLNAFGEEVVIENADAAIAAACSATSTTVRDFTAAPIYFDNSDASRGGHQWIIEFTKAPTDQTRFAEVLDQTLRRLNSDYDAKRHRDIALAPPVVTVAAPGTFERWLAGKGKLGGQHKVPRLSNSREIVEEVLQEVEKAVV
- the lptB gene encoding LPS export ABC transporter ATP-binding protein; the encoded protein is MILKAEHLIKKYKARTVVNDMSVTVEQGEIVGLLGPNGAGKTTCFYMIVGMVKPNEGHIFLDQEDITGLPMFQRAQRGVGYLAQEASVFRDLTVEENILSVLEMTNLPRQAQRDKVEELLHEFSLTHVRKNLGRVLSGGERRRTEIARALAVDPKFVLLDEPFAGVDPIAVEEIQGIVAKLKHKNIGILITDHNVNETLSIVDRAYLLFEGKLLKAGTAEELAADETVRRVYLGKHFEYKRKI